In a genomic window of Sutcliffiella sp. FSL R7-0096:
- the metG gene encoding methionine--tRNA ligase produces the protein MVADKKTFYITTPIYYPSGNLHIGHAYTTVAGDAMARYKRLKGYDVMYLTGTDEHGQKIQRKAEEKGVTPQSYVDDIVSGIKDLWEKLDISYDDFIRTTENRHKEVVEKIFKQLLDQGDIYLDEYEGWYSVPDETYYREHQLVDPIKENGKVVGGKSPDSGHPVELVREQSYFFRMGKYVDRLLQYYEENPEFIQPESRKNEMVNNFIKPGLEDLAVSRTSFDWGVKVPGDPRHVIYVWIDALSNYITALGYGTDNDEKYMKYWPADVHLVGKEIVRFHTIYWPIMLMALDLPLPKKVFAHGWLLMKDGKMSKSKGNVVDPVTLIDRYGLDALRYYLLREVPFGADGVFTPEGFVERVNFDLANDLGNLLNRTVAMIDKYFGGEVPVYNGKVTEFDQTLSELAVNTVQQYENAMENMEFSVALSSIWQLVSRTNKYIDETQPWVLAKSEDTNEQLASVMAHLAESLRFIGILLKPFLTRTPGKIFAQLGVDDSLATWESLSSFGQIPASTKTVKADPIFPRLDVKEEVEHIKQVMQPTAPAEKAEEKVVEEAPPTSEEITFDDFMKIDLRVAEVTHCEPVKKADKLLKLQLNLGYEKRQVVSGIAKFYKPEELVGKRVICVTNLKPVKLRGELSEGMILAGEKDGVLSLASVDASLPLGAKVK, from the coding sequence ATGGTAGCCGATAAAAAAACTTTTTACATTACAACACCTATCTATTATCCGAGTGGTAATTTACATATTGGCCATGCATATACGACAGTGGCAGGGGATGCGATGGCCCGTTACAAACGATTAAAAGGGTATGACGTGATGTACTTGACAGGTACAGACGAGCATGGCCAGAAAATCCAGCGTAAAGCGGAAGAAAAAGGTGTCACTCCTCAAAGCTACGTAGATGATATTGTTTCGGGAATCAAAGACTTATGGGAGAAGCTTGACATTTCCTATGATGATTTCATTCGCACAACGGAAAATCGCCATAAAGAAGTGGTGGAAAAGATATTTAAGCAATTGCTTGATCAAGGGGACATCTATCTTGATGAATACGAAGGCTGGTATTCTGTACCGGATGAAACCTACTATCGTGAGCACCAACTGGTCGACCCGATTAAGGAGAACGGCAAGGTAGTAGGTGGAAAGAGTCCAGACAGTGGACATCCGGTGGAATTGGTAAGGGAGCAATCCTACTTTTTCCGCATGGGCAAGTATGTGGACCGTCTGCTTCAGTATTATGAGGAAAACCCTGAGTTCATCCAGCCGGAATCCCGCAAAAACGAAATGGTCAACAATTTCATCAAGCCTGGTCTTGAAGATCTTGCTGTATCCAGAACTTCCTTCGATTGGGGTGTCAAGGTACCTGGAGATCCTAGGCATGTTATTTATGTTTGGATTGATGCGTTGTCCAACTACATCACAGCACTTGGATATGGGACAGATAATGACGAGAAATACATGAAATACTGGCCAGCGGATGTTCATTTGGTAGGGAAAGAGATTGTCCGTTTCCACACTATTTATTGGCCGATCATGCTGATGGCGTTGGATCTGCCATTACCGAAGAAAGTCTTTGCACATGGTTGGTTGCTCATGAAGGACGGCAAGATGTCCAAATCAAAAGGAAATGTAGTGGATCCTGTTACCCTTATTGATCGTTATGGTCTTGATGCACTGAGATATTACCTGTTAAGGGAAGTTCCATTTGGAGCGGATGGCGTCTTTACCCCGGAAGGGTTTGTGGAAAGAGTGAACTTTGACTTGGCCAACGACCTTGGGAACCTGTTGAACAGAACGGTCGCCATGATTGATAAATATTTCGGTGGAGAGGTTCCTGTTTATAATGGGAAGGTGACAGAGTTTGATCAGACGCTAAGTGAGCTTGCGGTAAATACGGTTCAACAGTATGAGAATGCGATGGAGAACATGGAGTTTTCCGTAGCGCTATCCTCTATCTGGCAACTTGTAAGCAGAACGAATAAATATATAGATGAAACACAACCATGGGTGCTGGCGAAAAGTGAAGATACCAATGAACAATTGGCTTCTGTTATGGCCCATCTGGCAGAATCATTGCGTTTCATCGGAATCCTCTTGAAGCCGTTCCTGACAAGAACACCTGGAAAGATATTCGCACAACTTGGTGTGGATGACTCACTTGCAACATGGGAAAGCTTATCAAGCTTCGGGCAGATCCCTGCTAGTACGAAAACGGTGAAAGCAGACCCTATTTTCCCTCGTCTTGATGTAAAAGAAGAGGTGGAGCATATCAAACAAGTGATGCAACCAACTGCTCCTGCTGAAAAAGCGGAAGAAAAAGTGGTCGAAGAGGCGCCGCCAACATCCGAAGAAATTACATTTGATGATTTTATGAAAATAGATTTACGTGTTGCAGAAGTGACGCATTGTGAGCCAGTGAAAAAAGCAGATAAGCTTTTAAAACTTCAGTTAAATCTTGGCTATGAAAAGAGACAGGTGGTTTCCGGAATTGCCAAGTTCTACAAGCCGGAAGAGCTGGTAGGAAAGCGTGTCATTTGCGTGACGAACTTGAAGCCTGTTAAACTTCGTG